The genomic stretch CGGCACGCGGTGGTGGCTGTGGCCGGCGGTGATCCTGCTGCTGGCGCCGGCGCCGGCGCTGCTGGCGGGGCGCGTGCCGGGACGGCTGCTGGCCTGGTGCGGCGCGGGCGCGATTGCGCTGGTCTTCCTGCAGGGCCACGCGATCGGGCTGCGCGGCTTGGCCTGGCCGATACTGGCGCCGCTGCTGGGCGATGCCGGACCCCAGGCCGCGCTCGGCTGGGGCGCCGCCATCCTGGTCGCCGGCGCCTTCGCCATGCTCTCGGCCGGGCTTGCGGCACAGGGTCGGTTCGGCGGGGATGCCTTCATCGCCTTCCTGGTGACAGGCAGCGCGGCCTTGCTGCTGCTGTTCGTGTTCGTGCCGCTGGCGACCATCCTGGCGGCAGCGGTGATGGAGGATGGCCGTGTCGCGCCCGCCGCGCTGGCGCAGCGGCTGACGGCGCCGGAGGCCTGGAGCCTCGCCTGCATCGCCACGCACCAGGGCTGCGGCGTGGTGTGGAACACGCTGGTGCTGGCGACGCTGACGGCGGTGATCTCGACGCTGATCGGCCTTGCCTTTGCGCTGTTGGCGGCACGCGGCAACGTGCGCGCGCAACCGGCCTTCCGCGCCATGACCATCCTGCCGCTGATCACGCCACCCTTCGTCGTTTCACTGGCTCTGATCGTGCTGTTCGGGCGCACCGGCATCGTCACGACAGCGCTGTGGGAGTGGTTCGACATCCCGCGCAGCCGCTGGATCTACGGGTTGCCGGGCGTGCTGCTGGCCCAGGTGCTGGCGCAGGCGCCGATCGCCTTCGTGCTGCTGGAAGGCGCGGTGCGCGCGATCGGGCCATCGCTCGAGGAAGCGGCATCGACCATGGGCGCGCGGCGCTTCACCGTGTTTCGCACCGTGACTTGGCCATTGCTGCGCCCGGCCATTGCCGCCTGCCTGCTGCTGGCCTTCGTGGAAAGCCTGGCCGATTTCGGCAATCCGCTGGTCCTGGGCGGGGATTTCGACGTGCTATCCACGCGCATCTTCTTCGCCATTGCCGGTGCGCGGCATGAGCCCGGACGCGCGGCGGCCTTGGCGTTGCTGCTGCTGGCGCTGACCCTTGGCGCCTTCGCGCTGCAGGGGCTGTGGCTGGGCAAGCGGCGCTACACCACAGTGACCGGCAAGGGCGATTCCGGCGTACCGGCGCCGCTGCCGCGCGGGCTGAAAATGGCCTGCGGCGCGCTGGCCTGGCCGTGGATGCTGTTCACCGCGGCGGTCTACGGCATCATCTTGGTGGGCGGCTTCGTGCACGATATCGGGCGCGCCGACATGTCCTTCACCTGGCGGCACTTCGTCACGGGGTTCGAGGTGGAATGGGCCAATGGCCCCGCTTTCCGTGGGTCGGCCTGGGACAGCCTGTTCACCACCATCCAGGTGGCGGCGATCTCGGCGCCGTTGACCGCGGGGCTCGGCATCCTGCTGGCCTGGCTGCTGGCGCGGCAGGTCTTTCCCGGCCGCAGGTCGCTCGAGTTCATGACCATGCTGTCCTTTGCGATTCCGGGGACGGTCGTCGGCGTTGCCTACATCATGGCGTTCAACGAACCGCCGGTGGAACTGACCGGCACGGCACTGATCCTGGTGATCTGCTTCGTATTCCGGAACCTGCCGGTGGGCGTGCGCGGCGGCATCGCGGCGCTGGCGCAAATCGACAAATCGCTGGACGAAGCATCAGCCACCATGGGCGGCGGCGCCT from Roseomonas fluvialis encodes the following:
- a CDS encoding ABC transporter permease encodes the protein MGALILGRAALAAVLAGVLLAPWHGMESGFSGLVAWPAGEAAPLAVLLTIGTRWWLWPAVILLLAPAPALLAGRVPGRLLAWCGAGAIALVFLQGHAIGLRGLAWPILAPLLGDAGPQAALGWGAAILVAGAFAMLSAGLAAQGRFGGDAFIAFLVTGSAALLLLFVFVPLATILAAAVMEDGRVAPAALAQRLTAPEAWSLACIATHQGCGVVWNTLVLATLTAVISTLIGLAFALLAARGNVRAQPAFRAMTILPLITPPFVVSLALIVLFGRTGIVTTALWEWFDIPRSRWIYGLPGVLLAQVLAQAPIAFVLLEGAVRAIGPSLEEAASTMGARRFTVFRTVTWPLLRPAIAACLLLAFVESLADFGNPLVLGGDFDVLSTRIFFAIAGARHEPGRAAALALLLLALTLGAFALQGLWLGKRRYTTVTGKGDSGVPAPLPRGLKMACGALAWPWMLFTAAVYGIILVGGFVHDIGRADMSFTWRHFVTGFEVEWANGPAFRGSAWDSLFTTIQVAAISAPLTAGLGILLAWLLARQVFPGRRSLEFMTMLSFAIPGTVVGVAYIMAFNEPPVELTGTALILVICFVFRNLPVGVRGGIAALAQIDKSLDEASATMGGGAFQTLRRVVLPLLRPAIVAALAFSFVHAMTAVSAVIFLVSARHNLATVYIVGRVEAGEMALAIAYSTVLIVVMLAVVLGIERVVGRAQIGRRATPMAPVRTGA